TCCAGGTCGGATGAGAACGAATGCTAAACTTTTGGTCATCGTTCTGCTCAACTATTACCTTTTCAAGGTCTACCATATTGCTACTTTGCTGAGCATTTTCAAATTAACCCCAACGGTTTCCGCTAAAGATAATGCGTTAGAATCTGCCGTCCGTTACCTCCTTTGTCGGTGAGCTCCCTTCGGTCGGTTCGCCATGCGCAGACAGCGCAGAACGAAACTGAGACTGACTGACGTACGGTCGCACGCATTAGGTTTAGTGGGTGTTGTAGGTAGTTTATTCCTCAAGATGTCGCCTCTTTAAATTCCAAGTTTGAGTTCCATTGATTGTGTCGTGAATAACGATTCTTACAATTCCAACCGTTTCTGAAAAGTAGAAATCGGTGTCGTATTCAAATTCGCTCTGATACTGGAAGTCTGCTTGTACGCTCATTTTTTGAACGTTATAGAACACCTCATTCAGTATGAGTAGATTGTCAATTTGTTCACCAACTAGAAGTCCATTGAAAAAGTAACCTTCTTCTTGATTCACTAAGAAGATTGGCTGTCCGTCCTGTCCCCATTCTCCGCCTCCATTGTACTTGATGGAGTTAAATATCAGATAATGATTGAACACGGTTCCTTGCGTAACATTTTCATATGTCAGACTGACATATTGATTAAGGTCGCAGGCATTTTTCGGGCAATTACTTGTGAATCCAGAATCGCAGTGGGCAAGTACGACACTATCCATATTCATTGATTGATCTTGATAAATCCAATATGAACCTTCGTTAAAGACGAAGTTCTGTTTGAACGATTCATCTAAGTAAGAGTAGTCGGCCTGACGAGTGGGGTCATCCTTACTGCAAGAGTTTAGTGTCAGAACAAACAGTATAACCAGAAATATGCGAGTTGAGCTCATTTTAAATTACTTACAACGTTTTACAACTATGAAAATAGGGCTTTAATACCTGCGTCCTTTCGCCCGAAACTGAAAACTGCAAACCGAGATGAACTTGCGGCAAGCACTTCACGCCCTGTTTTTATAGTTGGTGTTGTGTGTAGTTTTTATTTCGTTCCACAAATATTTACATGCGTGAGCCTCTGTTTGAAATTCTAGACAACTAGTTTTACCGCCTCTCTCAGAATAGTAGGTTTCCCAAGCGCCAGTTTCCAATTGTCTGATGCAATATGCTTCATTAGGATATTCCTTATCAAACTCCACAACATTTGGGTTAATACCGTTATCAGTCATTAGCTTTCTAAGGTCATTGATTGTGTTGAGTGTGGGTTTTAGTTTTTCTTCCAACTCACAAAAAATTGTCCGAAGGTTGGACTTGTCGGTCATTGAGAAGATTTCCAATAAATAACTGACACTTTCCGCTTTCCAAGCATATTTCAGAACGTCTTTATTGTATCGTTTCAAGAGTTTTGTAAGATTGGATTTGGTAGTGTCGCCATCGATTTCTTCTTCCAGCACAACAAGAAAGTCGTTTAGAGATTGAATTGAAATTGTCCAGTCACGTTGGGCATCAAGGATTTTCTCGGCAATTTGTTTGTCAGTTTCGTCAACGATTTGGCCATCATAAAACTTGTCATAGAGTTCGTCAAACGTCAGAAAGGGAATTTCATTCGTGTCCAAGTACTCTTGAACCGATTTGTACAATTTTGGCTTGCGTTTCCAGAAGCACATGAGCTGATTTCAAATTAACTATAACATTTCGTCCTACGTTAGAAACTGCTAAATTTTCAAGTTAGAGCCGCGCTTTCAGATGGCTTTAAAAATTACACACAACGGTTACAACTATGAAAATAGGGCTTTAATACCTGCGTCCTTTCGCCCGGAACCGAAAACTGCAAACCGTGATGAACTTGCGGCAAACACTTCACGCCCTATTTTGATAGCAGATGTTGTGGTTAGTTGTTTTTTCCAAATGCGCTAACCTTTACTGATTCAGATTTTCGCCTTGCTGTTTTATAGATGTTCTTGTCAAATTTTTCAAAGATGATTTCATTCATTTTCGCATTATAGCAAAGAATGTAATCGGACAAGTCGCAACCGACATGTTGCGTTTCTATACCGTATTCGGTATTGAGAACATGCTGGTAGCGGTAGTCAATTCCATCACCTGTCAGGAACTGTTTCAGAGTACCATTTTCAATGTCAGAACGCGCGTCAGTTTCCCCTGATTCGCAGCCGTACTTGCTGAAAACGTTATTGTCCTGAGCATTTGAATTTAACGCTCCGAGCAACAAAATTACTGTCGTCAATGTCAAAGCGTGATGTCTCATATTACAATTAACCACAACGTTTCTCAGCTATGAAAAATAGGGTTTTAACTGCTTCGCCCTGTCCCACAGGACAGGAGTGAACAGATAAACCCGAACCCTGCGTAACTGATGAGCCCCTATTTGACATAGCTGGTGTTGTGGTTAGTGTTTGATTTTTTGTTTCCAGTTTCTTTTTTCGACCGCACGGACGTTTTGGCAATTCTTTAAGCTGTCGAGATAGTGGATTAGGTCTTGGAGTTCTTGGTCAGCGCCTTGTCCCTTGAACTCTTCAACATAAATAGCGTTTCCGTAGTTTTCTTGCGATTTATGCGGACTATCGTCAATGATTAGGATTTGCTCCAAGTTGTAACCCAGTTTCTTTAGCTTCTTTAAGCGCTTTAAATAATAATGATGGTCCAACAGGTCAACATTCAAATCGCCTTCACTGTCAAAAGTTTCTGGTTTCTTAAAGGTTGCTTGTTTTCGAGACCAACAGAATTTTGCTTCTCTAGTTAGATTCAAACGTTCGGTTATTTCTTCAACATACGTGTCTGATGCTGAAGACCAAATCGCCATGTCAAAATTGGTTGTCACATAGCGGATGAATTCTTCAAGGAACGGTCGTTTATAAACGAAGTAGTCACCCATTTTGAAATCTTCCTCATTTTCAAGTCGACTCCGAGTAGCGTAAACCAACGTTTCGTCAATGTCCAAAACCAGCAATATGGGCGACTTCTCTAGCGTCATTTTACATTAACCACAACGGTTTTTGCTATGAAAAGCAGGGTTTAGACAGCTTCGACCTTTCACCTGAAAGTGAGTTTGAAGAAACTGCTGAAGCTGCGTGACGCACTCTCACCCTGTTTTTCATAGCAATTGTTGTGGTGTCGTTGTTTTATTCTTTTAATATTCTGAATGTCTCTCGTCTTCCGTCAACGTTAGTTACGAAAAGAAGATAAAGTCCAGAATTAAGTTCACTAATTGTCAAGTGATGGAGTTGTCCGAAGAAAACGCTACTATCCACAAGTTTTCCAACCGCGTCATACAATTCAAAACTGTAGTCGTCAGCGACCTCTGTTTGAATACTGATTTTGTCAAAAGCTGGATTAGGGAAAATTGAAATTTGACTGTCCTTGTCGTTGCCTGAGAGACCAACTGTCAATAGACTGATAGAATCGGAAAATGCTTGACATCCATTGTTGTCTGTGAGCAGAATGTAGTAATAACCGTTCTGTGTCGGGGTGTAGGTTTGATTGGTTTCGCCAGTAAGGACTGCTCCTTCAAAGTACCATTGATTTCCATTTGGCACGTCAGATTCAAGAGTAGTTCCATTAAGAGATATTTCAGGAGCAACAGGCAATGGGTTTACAACAACAGTAGTTTCCAATGATGTCGCACTACAGCCAAAGGAATTTTCTACAGTTAAGTAATAGTCGTCTGCGGAACTAACATAAATTGACTGCGTAGTTTCTCCATTCGGAAACCACAAATATTCCGTTTCTACAGATGCGGTAAGCAATATCGAATCACCTTCGCATATCGTTGTTGAACCGCTGGCAGAAATTGTTGGGACAACGGGTAGAGCATTGACGATTACTTCAACGTCTGAACTTGTAGCCTCGCATCCGTTTCCGTCCGATACAGTTACAGAATAGATGTCAGAATCTGTGACAGTTATGCTTTGCGAGCTTAAACCGATAGACCATGAGTAATTATCGCCAATACTTGAAGTGAGAATAACAGAATCTCCATCACAGAAAACAGTAGGTCCACTGCTTGAAATTGTTGGGGTTGGTGGCAAATCATTCACTAGAACAACTGCCGTGTCCGATGTTGCAGAACATCCATTTCCATCAACCACGGTCACAGAATATTCTCCAGAATTGAGTGCGGTTATTGTTTGAGTTGTAGCACCATTCGACCACAAGTAGTCAGCTGAAATACTTGACGATATTATCACAGAATCGCCTTGACAAAATGTCAACGAACCGCTTAAATCCAATACTGGACTTGGTAATGGATGAGCAACAATCATGGTTTCCGAAGATGTTGACGAACAACCGTTTGCGTCCGTCACGACAATCGAATAATCACCAGAAGATTGGACGGTGATTGACTGATTTGTGCTAGCATTTGACCAGAGGTAGGAATCCGCTGAAGATGAAGTAAGAATAACCGAATCTCCTTGACAGAATATACTTGCACCGCTAAGTGAGATACTGGGTTCTGGTGGATTCGGATTAACCGTAACGACTAATGGCTGTGATGATGCCGTACAACCGTTTTCATCTGTGACGGTTACAAAATAAGAACCCGCTTCATAAACAGCAACGGACTGAGATTCTTGATTTTCATAAGACCACAAATTACCAGTCGTGCTGCTCGATGTTAAAACAACGCTATCTCCTTCGCAAAACGTAGTTGATCCAGTAATTGCTACGGTAGGAGTAACAGGCATACAGGTATTGTACTTCCACACTTGACTGATGCCGTTACCAGCGTATATATAGTTGTCAGCAGCAGCCAGTGACCTAATACTTGTGTTCGTGAACCCTGTATTAAAAGCACTCCAATTATCCCCGTTATCACTGGACACATACACCCCACCACTGCCAATTGCGGCATAAATTATTCCATTGGAGATTACCATCGAATAAACCGAAAGATTAAGTGTATTGAGGTCAACCCAATTACTACCATTGTCTGTGGATCTATATACGCCACCATCAGTCCCAGCGAAAACAGTACTTCCATCCGTAACTAATGAAAGGATATGGTCATTATTGTCAAAAACATTCCCAACCCAAGACCAAGAACTACCATTGTTTGTCGAATGATAAAGTCCAGCTCCATCTGTCCCCGCAAAGACATGACTTCCATTAGTGGCAAGGGATAAAATCGTAGAATTCGTTGGAATTGACAACTGTGACCATGAAGAACCGTTATTCGTGGTTTTCCAAACACCAGGATTTGAACCAGCATATAAACCACTACCATTCTTGGCAAATGAAGATATTGTAGGGTCAGTTGGAAGTCCATTGTTGACAGCTACCCAGCTACTTCCTGTGTCACTTGATAGGGCGACACCGTCATCAATCCCAACCGTTGCACCGTCATTTACACCTGCGAACACATTGGAACCGATATTAATAAAGGCATGGATGTCGGCAGATGGAAACATTCCGTTATTGGCGGTATTCCAAGTGCTTCCTGTGTCTGTCGATAAATAGATGCCATCGTTAGTTCCAGCATAAATATTCTGACCATCAACGAGCAAGCATTGAACACCGCTAACTTCAAAGTCTGAAATCTGCTGCCACTGTGCTACTGAGGTAGATATTGATAGACTGCAAATTATAGTCACAAATAGGTCTTTCATTTTTCTGATTTAGTATGGCGTTCTACGACAATAGAATTTCGATTGTTTTGACAAAGTCATTATCCGAGGTTTCTTTCTTTGTTTTATTGATTAGGTCGGGTAGACAACTTCTCATCAAGCTTTCAAGTTTGCCAATCTTATCAAACTCGGCATTAAAGTTTACCAGTACCAACTTTAAGTTATCATACGCCATTCTTGCTTCATATTCAAAAGTGTCAGAAGTGTTGCCTTGAGTGTAAGGGAATTCCTTGTGTTTGAGTAGGGAATTGAACCATGCAAATTTTCTCGGGTCAAAATGACAGCTTATTCTTTCTGTGAAACTTTTGCTGGAAGCTTTACCGACATAAACCATTTTGTCAGAATTGCCCTTAAAAAAGTAAATCCCAGTACCGTGATATATTATTTCATCTGTTTCTGAATCGATAATCAAGTCTTTCATCAAAAACTCATTAAGTTTTTTTCCTGTGTTCTTCTTCCTGATTTCGTCACAGAATGAGGCAAGTGTCATTGACTTAATTTCTGAATACTGAAAGACATATTTCATAAGGTTTATTCTGTCAAGGAGAAGTTGTCCGTGGATGTAATTGCAACACCGTCAGATAAGGGAAACTCTTTAATTGGTCATAGTGTAAGTCCGTACAACATCTGCGGTTTAGATTTCACGTTTCAGGTTGTTTTCACAATGCACCACAACGGTTACTGCTATGAAAATAGGGCTTTAACACCTTCGACCTTTCACCCGCAACCGAACTTGGTAGAAACAACCGAGACTTGCGTACCTGTCGTCACGCCCTATTTTGATAGCAGTTGTTGTGCAATCGGCTTTTCTTTTCATTCCTGCTGTCATAGGTTTTTCATGAAGTCGGCTTCTGATAAGATTTCAAGTTCCGACCCCTTTTCAATTAGCGTAATGGCTTTGGCTTGTTTACTGCTCATTCCGTCTTCGCCAACGACACGGTAATCTTGTTGTCCAACGACTAAGAAGTCCGTGCTTTTCGTGACACCTTTTCCGATGATGCCCCCGATGTCAGCAATTGCTTGTTGAGCTTCAGACCTAACCATAGATGAAAGTGCTCCTG
This genomic window from Flavobacteriales bacterium contains:
- a CDS encoding HAD family hydrolase; this translates as MTLEKSPILLVLDIDETLVYATRSRLENEEDFKMGDYFVYKRPFLEEFIRYVTTNFDMAIWSSASDTYVEEITERLNLTREAKFCWSRKQATFKKPETFDSEGDLNVDLLDHHYYLKRLKKLKKLGYNLEQILIIDDSPHKSQENYGNAIYVEEFKGQGADQELQDLIHYLDSLKNCQNVRAVEKRNWKQKIKH
- a CDS encoding T9SS type A sorting domain-containing protein, whose protein sequence is MKDLFVTIICSLSISTSVAQWQQISDFEVSGVQCLLVDGQNIYAGTNDGIYLSTDTGSTWNTANNGMFPSADIHAFINIGSNVFAGVNDGATVGIDDGVALSSDTGSSWVAVNNGLPTDPTISSFAKNGSGLYAGSNPGVWKTTNNGSSWSQLSIPTNSTILSLATNGSHVFAGTDGAGLYHSTNNGSSWSWVGNVFDNNDHILSLVTDGSTVFAGTDGGVYRSTDNGSNWVDLNTLNLSVYSMVISNGIIYAAIGSGGVYVSSDNGDNWSAFNTGFTNTSIRSLAAADNYIYAGNGISQVWKYNTCMPVTPTVAITGSTTFCEGDSVVLTSSSTTGNLWSYENQESQSVAVYEAGSYFVTVTDENGCTASSQPLVVTVNPNPPEPSISLSGASIFCQGDSVILTSSSADSYLWSNASTNQSITVQSSGDYSIVVTDANGCSSTSSETMIVAHPLPSPVLDLSGSLTFCQGDSVIISSSISADYLWSNGATTQTITALNSGEYSVTVVDGNGCSATSDTAVVLVNDLPPTPTISSSGPTVFCDGDSVILTSSIGDNYSWSIGLSSQSITVTDSDIYSVTVSDGNGCEATSSDVEVIVNALPVVPTISASGSTTICEGDSILLTASVETEYLWFPNGETTQSIYVSSADDYYLTVENSFGCSATSLETTVVVNPLPVAPEISLNGTTLESDVPNGNQWYFEGAVLTGETNQTYTPTQNGYYYILLTDNNGCQAFSDSISLLTVGLSGNDKDSQISIFPNPAFDKISIQTEVADDYSFELYDAVGKLVDSSVFFGQLHHLTISELNSGLYLLFVTNVDGRRETFRILKE